A stretch of DNA from Desulfobacterales bacterium:
CATAGTCCGCGGCCAGTTTCTGTTTGATTTTTTCATCCGGTTGCCAGTAGCCCTTGCGCATTGTCTCCAGCATGCGCCCGGTGATCGACTGATGGGCCCAGGGAGAGGCGCTGTTAAAAAACTCTTTCATCTCCAGGCCGTACCTGTCCTCCACATACACCTCGTAGGCCTGTTGCCACTTGGCGTCATCGACCTTGTCCGGGTTGGTCATCTCCCAGCCCCAGAGATATTCGACAAAACGGGCCATCTCCCGGGCCCCGGCGTAATCCTGCTTTTTCATGCCCCGGATCCACTCCGGGTTCAGATAGCGGCTGCGCATCTCCCGGCCCAGGGTCCTGGCCACATCCTCCACCTTGACCCGGCCCGGTTGCTGCTGCCGGGTGATAAGGGTCTCGGGAGCCGCACCCGACTCCAGGCGCACGGCCATGGACAACCCGCCCAGGTATTGAAACACATCGTCATTATCAAGCAGGCCGTAGACATTGGAGGAGCGTGAATGCACGGTGACATCCACCTCGGCCAGGTTTTCTTTCAGCAGGGCCCGGGCCGGCACGCCCCAGCGGCCCTGGCCGAAGACAAACCCCATGCGGTTTTCAAAGACATCCACCACCTGGCGCTCATCCTCCCAGATGCCGGAACCAGAGGCCATCTTTGCCACCCCGGTGCCGTAGGAGCCGGGCTGTTCGGAAAAGATCCGCAACCGGCTCAACTCCCCGGCCTCCTTTTCAGCCATGCCCCGGGCCTCGAGTTTCAGCTTCAGGCGGCTGGAGTTCCGCTGCAACAGGTTATCGATATCGGTCTGGCGCAGGGCCAGCGCCACGGCCTGGTCGATAAACTCCAGCTTGCCGGGAAACAGGTCCCGATAGAGACCCGAGGCGTTGACCATCACATCGATGCGGGGCCGGCCCAGCCGAACGCCGGGTATGACCTCAACGCCCACCACCCGGCCGCTGCCGGTCCATCTCGGCTTGATGCCCATCAGATAGAGGATGGTTGATTCGTTCACCCCCTCGTTGCGCTGGGTCTCGGTGGCCCAGAGGACCACTGCCACCTTGTTCGGATATTTTTTATGCTTGTTCAGGTGATTCTCAATAATCTCCTTTGCCGCGGTCTTGCCCAGCTTCCAGGCCGCCGGGGTTGGCAGTTTCCGCGGGTTGAGGCCGTAAAAATTGCGGCCGGTGGGCAGGGCGCCGGGGTTACGGATCGGGTCGTTGCCCTCGCCGGGGGGGACAAAGCGGCCGCGCAACCCGGCCAGTAACCCGGCCATCTCGTCAGGCCCCGACTGGCGCAGGCCATCTGTTATCGTCGCTTTTTTTTCAGACGGGTTCCACTTTATCACTGCCCGGGCCATCTCGTTCATCTCCTGCTCCCCCGGGCTCCGGCCAAAGGTATGCAGGCCGTAGGGCATCAGGTTCTCCCGGATTTCCTCCAGGTAATGGCCGAGCAGCCGGACCTGCTGGTCATCATCCCGGCCGTTGATTGTCGTGGCAATATCCGCCATGATGCCGGTTTCTGCCGCCAGGGCCAAGAGTTCCTTGAGCTTTTCCGGCGCGGTTGTGCTGTTACGGGTCCGGGCCCGCTGGTATTCATCCACCAGCTCGGCCATGCGGCCGTATTCAGCGTAAAAACCAACCTCCTTGAGCATGGGGATGAGGTGGGAGATGATCACCGCCCGGCCCCGCCGCTTGGCCTGAATGCCCTCACCCACGTCATCGACGATGTAGGGGTAGATATTGGGTATATCGTTGATCAGCACCTCGGGCGGGCAGGCGGGGGACAGGCCGGCCTGCTTGCCCGGGGTCCACTCATAGGTGGCATGGGTGCCGAGATGGACCATGGCATCGGCCCCGAACCCGTGGGCCAGCCAGAGATAAACGGCCAGGTATTGATGATGGGGATAAAGGGTGGTGTCATGGTAGAGCTTCATCGGCTCATCCCCCCAGCCCCGCGACGGTTCGGGCAGCAGAACCAGGTTGCCCAGGCTAACCGCCGGGATGATGAAATCATGACCGTCCCGCATGATTTTCGCCGCCTCGGGCGGTCCCCATTGTTTGATCATCTTTTCCCGGAACCCGGCGGGCAGTTCGTTGAACCATTTTTTATACTGCGCAACCGGCAGCCGTATCACCTGGGACGATTGCAGCAGCCGGGCAAGTTCACCCGGGGCCCAGGAGCCGATATTGCGGGCCGAGGCCAGGATCATCTCTTTAATCATTTTTTCAGAGGGCGGCTCGCCCACATTATAGCCTTCATCCGCCATGGCCCGGATGATCTCATGCAGGCTGGCAAAGACATTGAGATAGGAGGCGCCGATGTTCTGCTTGCCCTGGCTGTGGTTGTAAAACATGATCGCCACTTTTTTGTCCTTATTGGCCAGCCGCTGCAGGTTCAGCCATTTATGCAGCCGGCCCATGAGCCGGTCGATATTTTCCTCGATCAGCTGGCTGAGATAATAGGTCTTGCCGCTTTGCGGATCGATAATTTTTTTGTTGGCAGCCAGCGGGGTGGGCTCGATGAGCCCGGAGATCTCCGGGGTGGCGATGGACCAGGCCACTTCATTGCCGGCAATACCCACCGGGCTTGCCCGCCACTCTGCCAGGGTATCCTTATAAAGGCTGATACCGTTGATAATCGGCACGTCGAGTTTATCGAGGAGAGTGCCGAGTTCAGGGGTCAGGGCGGAATAGAATTTCAGGCTGAAGGCGAGGACAAGGTCCACCCGGGCCCGGCCGTTTTGGTCCAGCAGAAAACGTTCAATGGTCTGCTGATCCTTACCGAAGCAGGGCAGGACGTTGAAGCCCTCTTCTTCCAGCCGCGCAATAATG
This window harbors:
- a CDS encoding cobaltochelatase subunit CobN gives rise to the protein MNFLLLLLSLFCLPAQAYAVDLTLLVLDNNSYLANQAVAGLDIGVEIEVVTAGELAAGGADLRAGIDRSPVIVVDVMGRELENYLKEKINRSNKTIYALRGSTDDEQLKRLGFIFDDQVAGYYRHISRENIENMLRLVASRHFDANISYAGVREKPQIGIYHPGAGKIFNDVAGYQEWQQGRKDYDGKKPRIGLLFYSSSLTEGRQQPINAIIARLEEEGFNVLPCFGKDQQTIERFLLDQNGRARVDLVLAFSLKFYSALTPELGTLLDKLDVPIINGISLYKDTLAEWRASPVGIAGNEVAWSIATPEISGLIEPTPLAANKKIIDPQSGKTYYLSQLIEENIDRLMGRLHKWLNLQRLANKDKKVAIMFYNHSQGKQNIGASYLNVFASLHEIIRAMADEGYNVGEPPSEKMIKEMILASARNIGSWAPGELARLLQSSQVIRLPVAQYKKWFNELPAGFREKMIKQWGPPEAAKIMRDGHDFIIPAVSLGNLVLLPEPSRGWGDEPMKLYHDTTLYPHHQYLAVYLWLAHGFGADAMVHLGTHATYEWTPGKQAGLSPACPPEVLINDIPNIYPYIVDDVGEGIQAKRRGRAVIISHLIPMLKEVGFYAEYGRMAELVDEYQRARTRNSTTAPEKLKELLALAAETGIMADIATTINGRDDDQQVRLLGHYLEEIRENLMPYGLHTFGRSPGEQEMNEMARAVIKWNPSEKKATITDGLRQSGPDEMAGLLAGLRGRFVPPGEGNDPIRNPGALPTGRNFYGLNPRKLPTPAAWKLGKTAAKEIIENHLNKHKKYPNKVAVVLWATETQRNEGVNESTILYLMGIKPRWTGSGRVVGVEVIPGVRLGRPRIDVMVNASGLYRDLFPGKLEFIDQAVALALRQTDIDNLLQRNSSRLKLKLEARGMAEKEAGELSRLRIFSEQPGSYGTGVAKMASGSGIWEDERQVVDVFENRMGFVFGQGRWGVPARALLKENLAEVDVTVHSRSSNVYGLLDNDDVFQYLGGLSMAVRLESGAAPETLITRQQQPGRVKVEDVARTLGREMRSRYLNPEWIRGMKKQDYAGAREMARFVEYLWGWEMTNPDKVDDAKWQQAYEVYVEDRYGLEMKEFFNSASPWAHQSITGRMLETMRKGYWQPDEKIKQKLAADYAMSVVEKGVACCDHTCNNPLLNQMVVSIISLPGVLSPAMVEKFKIAIEQAARKSLVEQVADRKALQKRLAAPSPEQAGEKPATGQQQGGVRNQGQTEVEGYKMEKMQSRDDSTQVSSSGVEWLAGLVVLCIIGLAAYGAIRKRG